The following proteins come from a genomic window of Pseudomonas putida:
- a CDS encoding DUF721 domain-containing protein, which yields MAYKPSPAQPPSALLRQVRPLRLLLNQAERLAHLQRLLESQLQPAAREHCHVASWRDGTLLLVVTDGHWATRLRYQQKRLMRQLQALEAFGNLQRILYKVQPPLVPAKRGGNMTELSNNAAEGIRGSAEGITDPKLREALERLASHAKGKG from the coding sequence ATGGCCTACAAACCCTCCCCCGCCCAGCCGCCTTCTGCGCTACTGCGCCAAGTGCGCCCGCTGCGCCTGTTGCTGAATCAGGCCGAACGCCTGGCGCACCTGCAGCGCCTGCTCGAAAGCCAGTTGCAACCGGCAGCCCGCGAGCACTGCCACGTGGCTTCGTGGCGTGATGGCACGCTGCTGCTGGTGGTCACGGACGGGCACTGGGCCACCCGCCTGCGCTATCAGCAGAAGCGCCTGATGCGTCAGCTGCAAGCGCTGGAAGCGTTCGGCAACCTCCAGCGCATCCTTTACAAGGTGCAGCCGCCGCTGGTGCCGGCCAAGCGCGGCGGCAACATGACCGAGCTGTCCAACAATGCCGCCGAAGGCATTCGGGGTTCCGCCGAGGGCATCACCGATCCCAAGCTGCGTGAAGCACTGGAACGCCTGGCCAGTCACGCCAAGGGCAAGGGTTGA